In a genomic window of Deltaproteobacteria bacterium:
- a CDS encoding acyl-CoA dehydrogenase, whose product MRRRRRVRRRRRERGVRRAAAVRDRGARTAPRLAHRTSRELPAVMLRADGVAGGLGAPAGLEWTQAGGVTPAMLDVVFRARRFAHRHIAPVALDVDRRAEVETGYVCWDVVRAGGLDGWLSAALPRAWGGDALGIAPLAAAFEEMCAADAGIANLFGAHGLGMLPILLELDMDLGERVLAEVARAAAAGTPVLCAFAITEPGGGSDVEEREGLATGDVRSYARRVPGGYRITGRKVFISNGNVAEYVSVFAALDRSAPAASWTAFLVRRGTPGFRVARVEHKMGQRACPAAELEFDDVFVPESDRIGAEGGGAELSRRVLAVSRGPVGAIATGIARDAFACALAATRGRRTEAWEDDLLAEMVARIRAARAAYLEAAFHCDGVLLPGGFAQRAASWIARAPAVGARAVAALAEATSPSDAAWAHQAVLGATAKIVGSDTAMFVATAALDLVPPSAGALHARAAKAFRDAKLTQIYEGTNQINRRAIAQESFRRR is encoded by the coding sequence ATGCGCCGAAGGCGGCGCGTGCGCCGGAGGCGGCGTGAGCGCGGCGTGCGGCGTGCGGCGGCCGTGCGCGATCGCGGTGCGCGCACCGCGCCGAGGCTTGCCCACCGCACGAGTCGGGAGCTGCCGGCGGTGATGCTGCGGGCCGATGGGGTCGCCGGCGGGCTGGGCGCGCCGGCGGGGCTCGAGTGGACGCAGGCCGGCGGCGTGACGCCGGCCATGTTGGACGTGGTGTTCCGCGCCCGGCGGTTCGCCCACCGGCACATCGCGCCGGTCGCGCTCGACGTGGATCGCCGGGCGGAGGTCGAAACCGGATACGTGTGCTGGGACGTCGTGCGCGCCGGCGGGCTCGACGGCTGGCTGTCGGCGGCGCTGCCGCGCGCGTGGGGCGGCGACGCGTTGGGCATCGCTCCGCTGGCGGCGGCGTTCGAGGAGATGTGCGCCGCCGACGCCGGCATCGCCAACCTGTTCGGCGCCCACGGGCTCGGCATGTTGCCGATCCTGCTCGAACTCGATATGGACCTGGGCGAGCGCGTTCTCGCCGAGGTGGCGCGCGCGGCGGCGGCGGGGACGCCGGTGCTGTGCGCGTTCGCGATCACCGAGCCGGGCGGTGGGTCCGACGTCGAGGAGCGCGAGGGGCTCGCGACGGGGGACGTGCGCAGCTATGCGCGCCGCGTCCCGGGCGGCTACCGCATCACGGGGCGCAAGGTGTTCATCAGCAACGGCAACGTGGCCGAGTACGTGTCCGTGTTCGCGGCGCTCGATCGGTCGGCTCCGGCGGCGTCGTGGACGGCGTTTCTCGTGCGGCGCGGCACGCCCGGGTTCCGCGTCGCCCGGGTCGAGCACAAGATGGGCCAGCGCGCCTGCCCCGCCGCCGAACTCGAGTTCGACGACGTGTTTGTGCCGGAGTCGGATCGCATCGGCGCCGAGGGCGGCGGCGCCGAATTGAGCCGGCGGGTGCTGGCCGTGTCGCGCGGGCCGGTCGGAGCGATCGCGACCGGCATCGCGCGCGACGCGTTCGCGTGCGCGTTGGCGGCGACGCGCGGCCGGCGGACGGAGGCGTGGGAGGACGATCTGCTCGCCGAGATGGTGGCTCGCATTCGGGCGGCGCGCGCGGCGTATCTCGAGGCGGCGTTTCACTGCGACGGCGTGCTGTTGCCCGGCGGGTTCGCGCAGCGCGCCGCGAGTTGGATCGCGCGGGCGCCCGCGGTCGGCGCGCGCGCCGTGGCGGCGCTCGCCGAGGCGACGTCGCCATCGGACGCGGCGTGGGCGCACCAGGCGGTGCTCGGCGCGACGGCGAAGATCGTCGGCAGCGACACCGCGATGTTCGTCGCGACCGCGGCACTCGACCTCGTGCCGCCGTCGGCCGGCGCGCTGCACGCGCGCGCCGCGAAGGCGTTCCGCGACGCGAAGCTCACGCAGATCTACGAGGGAACGAACCAGATCAATCGCCGCGCGATCGCGCAAGAGAGCTTCCGCCGCCGCTGA
- a CDS encoding GNAT family N-acetyltransferase, which translates to MNGDDAYVVRTLRADDLDDLVRLDAHSFGRPRPEYYKVKLKAALEEAGVRLGLAAERDGAMVGFLMGSIYYGDYGAPEPVATLEAIGVHPELRGRGVARALWDQFVKNVKAMRVDRVQTQVDWDNGDLLAFLRHVGFRPAPRLCLERALDFERDD; encoded by the coding sequence ATGAACGGTGACGACGCCTACGTGGTGCGCACGCTGCGCGCCGACGATCTGGACGACCTGGTGCGGCTGGACGCGCACAGCTTCGGCCGGCCGCGCCCGGAGTACTACAAGGTCAAGCTGAAGGCGGCGCTCGAGGAGGCCGGCGTGCGGCTCGGTCTCGCCGCGGAACGCGACGGCGCGATGGTCGGCTTCCTGATGGGATCGATCTATTACGGCGACTACGGCGCGCCGGAGCCGGTCGCGACGCTCGAGGCGATCGGCGTACACCCCGAGCTTCGCGGCCGCGGCGTGGCGCGCGCGCTGTGGGACCAGTTCGTCAAGAACGTCAAGGCGATGCGCGTCGACCGAGTCCAGACGCAGGTCGACTGGGACAACGGCGACCTGCTGGCGTTCTTGCGCCACGTGGGCTTTCGCCCGGCGCCGCGGCTGTGCCTCGAGCGAGCGCTGGACTTCGAGCGCGACGACTGA
- the bcrD gene encoding benzoyl-CoA reductase subunit D, whose protein sequence is MILTAGVDVGTSAVKVAFVESPEGGGRERPGARVVAKWTERIRRRDQREVIKLAYGAALEQANVRPDDVDYVATTGEGELVDFRTGHFYGMTAHARGALFLDPETRAVVDVGALHGRAIKLDERSKVLGYRMTSQCASGSGQFLENIARYLGVSLDEIGPLSRTSTSPEKISGICAVLAETDVINMVSRGIAVQDILRGIHESMANRFLKLLRSAKVTDGVVLITGGLSADEGLLACMCDLAADMKSFAIDVRTHPDAAYAGALGAALWGAYRHERLRERRAA, encoded by the coding sequence GTGATTCTCACAGCGGGTGTCGATGTCGGCACGAGCGCGGTCAAGGTCGCGTTCGTCGAAAGTCCGGAGGGAGGCGGCCGCGAGCGGCCTGGCGCGCGGGTGGTGGCCAAGTGGACCGAGCGAATCCGCCGGCGCGATCAACGCGAAGTGATCAAGCTCGCGTACGGCGCGGCGCTCGAACAGGCGAACGTCCGCCCTGACGACGTCGACTACGTGGCGACGACCGGCGAGGGCGAACTCGTGGACTTTCGCACGGGCCACTTTTACGGCATGACCGCCCACGCGCGCGGCGCGCTGTTTCTGGACCCGGAGACGCGGGCGGTGGTGGACGTCGGCGCGCTGCACGGCCGCGCGATCAAGCTCGACGAGCGCTCGAAGGTGCTCGGCTACCGCATGACGAGCCAGTGCGCGTCCGGCTCGGGGCAATTCCTCGAGAACATTGCCCGCTATCTCGGCGTGTCGCTCGACGAGATCGGTCCGCTGTCCCGCACGTCGACGTCGCCGGAGAAGATCTCCGGCATCTGCGCGGTGCTCGCCGAGACGGACGTCATCAACATGGTGTCGCGCGGCATCGCCGTGCAGGACATCTTGCGCGGCATCCACGAGTCGATGGCCAATCGATTCCTGAAGCTGTTGCGCAGCGCGAAGGTGACGGACGGCGTGGTGCTGATCACCGGCGGGCTGTCGGCGGACGAGGGGCTTCTGGCCTGCATGTGCGATCTCGCCGCGGACATGAAGAGCTTCGCGATCGACGTGCGGACGCATCCCGACGCGGCCTACGCCGGCGCGCTCGGCGCGGCGCTGTGGGGCGCATATCGGCACGAGCGGCTGCGTGAAAGGAGAGCGGCATGA
- a CDS encoding benzoyl-CoA reductase subunit A, producing MNVALGIDLGSTTTKAVMLDEDERVLGRGITNSRSNYDLAAQIARDEAFVGARFELLRRELNDDAFCKRLEARFRRRQHLSQLARLRETAMRETESERVARIATPLRERLERIFDDMETDAHRRLVAPKGSDFFRDLANSAFSAAATRYADRDVTFEDLMSVFDKAIIQVENTRLDLTFESNIRAALADCGGDDAQARAVDRVVATELNVIGTIGTGYGRQRLPFPKDSIRSEILCHGLGAHHMFPRTATVLDIGGQDTKAIQVDKNGIVTSFQMNDRCAAGCGRYLGYIADEMSMGVHELGPMAMQSTRRVKITSTCTVFAGAELRDRLTMGQRREDILAGLHRAIILRAMALLARSGGIDEEFTFTGGVANNEAAVSALRELVRENYGERTINISPSSIYTGALGAALFALRDARNRRAAA from the coding sequence GTGAACGTCGCGCTCGGCATCGACCTCGGGTCGACGACGACCAAGGCCGTGATGCTCGACGAGGACGAGCGGGTGCTCGGCCGCGGCATCACCAACAGCCGCAGCAACTACGACCTGGCGGCGCAGATCGCGCGCGACGAGGCGTTCGTCGGCGCGCGCTTCGAGCTGCTTCGGCGCGAGCTGAACGATGACGCGTTCTGCAAGCGCCTCGAGGCGCGCTTTCGCCGGCGCCAGCACCTGTCGCAGCTGGCGCGGCTGCGTGAGACCGCGATGCGCGAGACGGAGAGCGAGCGCGTCGCGCGCATCGCGACTCCGCTGCGCGAGCGGCTCGAGCGCATCTTCGACGACATGGAGACCGACGCCCACCGTCGGCTCGTGGCGCCGAAGGGGTCGGACTTCTTTCGCGACCTCGCGAACAGCGCGTTCTCCGCGGCGGCGACCCGGTACGCCGACCGCGACGTCACGTTCGAAGACCTGATGTCGGTGTTCGACAAGGCGATCATCCAGGTCGAAAACACGCGGCTGGACCTCACGTTCGAGAGCAACATCCGCGCCGCGCTGGCCGATTGCGGCGGCGACGACGCCCAAGCTCGCGCGGTCGACCGGGTGGTCGCGACCGAACTCAACGTCATCGGAACGATCGGCACGGGGTATGGCCGCCAGCGGTTGCCGTTCCCGAAAGACAGCATCCGGTCCGAGATTCTGTGCCACGGGCTCGGCGCGCACCACATGTTCCCGCGCACGGCGACGGTGCTCGACATCGGCGGCCAGGACACCAAGGCGATCCAGGTCGACAAGAACGGCATCGTCACCAGCTTCCAGATGAACGACCGCTGCGCGGCCGGTTGCGGTCGCTACCTCGGCTACATCGCGGACGAGATGAGCATGGGCGTTCACGAGCTGGGGCCGATGGCGATGCAGTCCACCCGGCGCGTGAAGATCACGAGCACCTGTACGGTGTTCGCGGGCGCCGAGCTGCGCGATCGGCTCACGATGGGCCAGCGGCGCGAGGACATTCTCGCCGGACTGCACCGCGCGATCATCCTGCGCGCGATGGCGCTGTTGGCGCGGTCGGGCGGCATCGACGAGGAGTTTACGTTTACCGGCGGGGTCGCGAACAACGAGGCGGCGGTGTCCGCGTTGCGCGAACTCGTGCGCGAAAACTACGGCGAGCGGACGATCAACATCTCGCCGAGTTCGATCTACACCGGGGCGCTCGGTGCGGCGCTGTTTGCGCTGCGGGACGCCCGCAACCGGAGGGCAGCGGCGTGA